A DNA window from Gemmatimonadaceae bacterium contains the following coding sequences:
- a CDS encoding sulfurtransferase, whose translation MTSIPVAASIAAKGYAHPEALVSTEWLAEHLYDANLRILESDEDVLLYDLGHIPNAQKIDWHSDLNDQVVRDYVTRDAFQSLLRERGIDESTTVIFYGDKNNWWACYAFWVFQLFGFTNTRILDGGRNKWEIEGREMSTVVPAFRATHYVAPERSDGRIRAFIHEVRAHAEAGKPMVDVRSTPEYTGERTHMPEYPQEGTLRGGHIPGAKSVPWARAAYADGSFKSADDLRAIYEQEQGLRPQDDVIAYCRIGERSSHTWFVLTYLLGYQGVRNYDGSWTEWGNAVRAPIRMGGQP comes from the coding sequence ATGACGTCGATTCCCGTCGCCGCATCGATCGCGGCCAAGGGCTATGCCCACCCCGAGGCGCTCGTCAGCACCGAGTGGCTCGCCGAGCATCTGTACGATGCCAACCTCCGCATCCTCGAGAGCGATGAGGACGTGCTGCTGTACGACCTGGGGCACATCCCTAACGCGCAGAAGATTGATTGGCATTCCGATCTCAACGACCAGGTGGTGCGCGACTATGTCACGCGCGATGCCTTCCAGTCGCTGCTGCGCGAGCGAGGGATCGACGAGAGCACGACCGTGATCTTCTACGGTGACAAGAACAACTGGTGGGCATGCTACGCGTTCTGGGTCTTCCAGCTCTTCGGCTTCACCAACACCCGCATCCTCGACGGTGGGCGCAACAAGTGGGAGATCGAGGGGCGCGAGATGTCGACGGTGGTCCCGGCCTTCCGCGCCACGCACTACGTCGCGCCAGAGCGAAGCGACGGGCGCATTCGCGCCTTCATCCACGAGGTGCGCGCGCACGCCGAGGCGGGGAAGCCGATGGTCGACGTTCGCTCGACCCCCGAGTACACGGGAGAACGGACGCACATGCCCGAGTATCCGCAGGAAGGGACGCTGCGCGGCGGGCACATCCCGGGGGCGAAGTCGGTCCCGTGGGCACGCGCTGCGTACGCCGACGGCTCCTTCAAGTCGGCCGATGACCTGCGCGCGATCTACGAGCAGGAGCAAGGACTGCGGCCGCAGGACGACGTCATCGCCTATTGCCGCATCGGCGAGCGATCCTCGCACACCTGGTTCGTCCTGACCTACTTGTTAGGCTACCAGGGCGTGCGCAACTACGACGGCAGCTGGACCGAATGGGGGAACGCCGTGCGCGCCCCGATCCGCATGGGAGGACAACCGTGA
- a CDS encoding (2Fe-2S) ferredoxin domain-containing protein, with translation MGQYRHHVFVCSFGKTCEKAGGVAVFQAMKRAVRDTTLGDTVRINKAGCMNQCGHGPMVVIYPEDTWYAGVDEDAGRRIVQQHLVQGRVVESLRYTAPPGDNKLVDED, from the coding sequence ATGGGACAGTACCGTCATCACGTCTTTGTCTGCTCGTTCGGGAAAACGTGCGAGAAGGCCGGCGGCGTCGCGGTCTTCCAGGCGATGAAGCGCGCGGTGCGCGACACGACGCTGGGCGACACGGTTCGCATCAACAAGGCGGGATGCATGAATCAGTGTGGCCACGGTCCGATGGTCGTCATCTATCCCGAGGACACCTGGTACGCCGGTGTCGACGAGGACGCCGGGCGTCGGATCGTGCAGCAGCACCTCGTGCAGGGACGTGTCGTCGAGTCGTTGCGCTACACGGCGCCGCCCGGCGACAACAAGCTGGTCGACGAGGACTGA